A single window of Neochlamydia sp. AcF84 DNA harbors:
- a CDS encoding group II intron maturase-specific domain-containing protein — MLHPDKTKIIYCKDGSRKGKYKETKFDFLGYTFRPRLVKNSKRNNIFISFTPAVSQAALKSMKATIRQWNIRNRTDLELGDIAKTYNPVIRGWLVYYGKYSPSALYKFCRHFNKTLVAWGMRKYKELAGHKTRTTIFIGKIVKENPGLFVHWNKGMIGAFA, encoded by the coding sequence ATGCTTCATCCAGATAAAACAAAGATTATTTACTGTAAAGATGGAAGCCGCAAGGGAAAATACAAGGAAACAAAATTTGATTTTCTAGGCTATACCTTTCGGCCAAGACTGGTCAAAAACAGTAAACGAAATAACATATTTATAAGTTTTACACCAGCAGTAAGCCAAGCGGCGCTAAAATCTATGAAAGCAACCATTAGGCAATGGAATATAAGAAATAGAACAGATTTAGAACTTGGAGATATAGCCAAAACGTATAATCCAGTTATCAGAGGATGGCTAGTATACTATGGGAAATATTCTCCATCAGCTCTATACAAATTCTGCAGACATTTCAATAAGACACTAGTGGCTTGGGGAATGCGTAAATACAAGGAACTTGCAGGTCATAAAACAAGAACGACTATCTTTATAGGAAAGATAGTAAAAGAAAACCCAGGGTTATTTGTACACTGGAATAAAGGAATGATAGGAGCGTTTGCTTAA